AAATGGACCCTGCCGATCCGGGACTGGAAGGCGGCCCTCAACCGGTTTTCCATCCTGTTCGAAGACAGAATGCCAGCTTACTGATAACCGAAAACCAAACCATTTACACAAAATGATTTACACCGCCGACCCGGCAGCCAGGCGGCGTCGAAGATCATGCCACTGACGAAGGGCTTGAAGGGGAAGAGCCGGGCGTCGCCGCCGGCGCTGCGCCGGTCGGCATAGGCGCCGTAGGGTTGGGCCAGCATCGAGGCGCCGCCATTGAACCAGCGGATGGTCGGGCGGGTGCCGATGGGCAGATATTCGGTGTAGGCATCCCAGTAGCCGGGGTATTCCTGCCCCTCGGTGGTCGGCGCGGTGTCCTCCCATTGCCCGCTGATCGGGTCGAGGGTGAAGGGCGCCCAGGCCCGGCGATGGATGTTACGCGGCTCATCCAGGGAGTGAATGTGGCAGGTCTCGCAGGTGACGTTGGTCAGGTGCTGATTGAGGGCGTCGGCGTTTTCACCGGCGTGGGCGCTGGTGGTATGACAGCCGGAAGCGATGCAGCCGACTTCCACTTCGGGCAGATCGTTGGCGCCACCGTCGGTCACGTAGTTGCCGCGAGCCATGCGGTGTTCGGAGACGACGTGACAGCTGGTGCACTTGAGGCCTCGCGCCGCATGCACATCGGTGGCGGCGGTGAAGGGGGTGGAGCGTTTGTATCCGGACAGGTTGTGCTCGTGGCAGCGCAGGCAGGCCTCGCTGGTGACCGCGCCGCCTGCCGACTGGGCGGTTTTCAGCGAGCGATCCTGGCTGAAGACCTGCATCCCCTCGGGGGTGGTGACCACCTGACGCAGATGCGGCTCGGGGTTGCTGCCATACAGGTCGATGATTTCCTGATGATCCCATTCCTCGCCGTAGACCAGGGCATGACAGTAGAGACAGTCCATGTCGGCGGTCGCCGCGCTGGCGGAAGGATAGTAATAGGGGGGCAGATAGGCGATATGGCAGTTGCCGCAGCCGTCATCCTTGGTGGAAACGCCGTCGACGGGGGAGATCGCCTTGCCGGCGAAGTTGTTGGCCATCATCGTGGTGCCGGGCAGACCGCAGGCGCGGTCAACCATGCCGTGGTTGCCGACGCCGGGCATATCGAGCTTGGGCGTCGGGGTACGGGCCTGGAAGTGGGCGGACATGAAGACCTGCTCGGCGATGGCGCTGCCGTGACAGT
The sequence above is drawn from the Desulfuromonas acetexigens genome and encodes:
- a CDS encoding carboxypeptidase regulatory-like domain-containing protein, with the protein product MNTQRVVSLSRWSGLFFFVFLFLWASPLWAAKPVPPATEAQLSGKITDAATTKIIVGAGVTAVGDPGTFSAVTNSKGLYTLTLPGGTYQITASAGGYIDQTVPRTLTNGVNTTVNFALVAGANNSLPHAGRISSYDGPQTCLNCHGSAIAEQVFMSAHFQARTPTPKLDMPGVGNHGMVDRACGLPGTTMMANNFAGKAISPVDGVSTKDDGCGNCHIAYLPPYYYPSASAATADMDCLYCHALVYGEEWDHQEIIDLYGSNPEPHLRQVVTTPEGMQVFSQDRSLKTAQSAGGAVTSEACLRCHEHNLSGYKRSTPFTAATDVHAARGLKCTSCHVVSEHRMARGNYVTDGGANDLPEVEVGCIASGCHTTSAHAGENADALNQHLTNVTCETCHIHSLDEPRNIHRRAWAPFTLDPISGQWEDTAPTTEGQEYPGYWDAYTEYLPIGTRPTIRWFNGGASMLAQPYGAYADRRSAGGDARLFPFKPFVSGMIFDAAWLPGRRCKSFCVNGLVFGYQ